From the Criblamydia sequanensis CRIB-18 genome, the window GCCATTGTCTTCCCAGCTTAAATTTAAAAGAGGGGAGGAAGAGTAAGAATGAGCCTTAAAGAATTAATAGACCCTTTTCCCTGGTATCGCTACAGCAAAAAGCTTCGTTTAAAGATTTTAAACCCTAGGAATTTCGGCTTTTTTAACGAAGAGGATGCCAAAAATCGATCCTTAAGAAGAGTTCTTGGGGAATCAGGCTCTATAGAAGAAGGCAATTACATCCTTTTTTATTGGCTTTTAGATCGGGATGATGGGACGATTGTGGATGCAAGGTATCAGCTTTTTGGGCAAACAGCCTTAATTGGCGCCCTTGAAGGCGCAATAGAGCTGATTGTTGGAAAAAATTATGATCAAGCTTCCAGGATCACATCCGATCTTATCGATAAGCAGCTTCGGGATAAGCCAAAAGAGGCGGCGTTTCCTAATGAAACATGGCCTCATTTAAATCTTGTTTTAGAAGCGATTGATTCTGCAAAAGAAAAGTGCTTGGATTTGCCGCTTCCAACCAGTTACTCGGCGCCGCCCATTTCACTTGGTGGAACAGGGGAAAAATCAGAGGTTCCCAATTGGAAAGAGCTTGTCCATGAACAAAAAATTGCCATTATTGAAAAAATCCTTGATGAGGATATAAGGCCCTACATTGCTCTAGATGCGGGAGGCGTCAAAATCGTTAAAATTTTGGATAGCGGGCAAATTCTCATTCGCTATGAAGGCGCATGCACGTCCTGCTACTCATCGATTGGAACGACCCTCTCTTTTATCCAGCAAACTTTAAGAAATAAAGTACATCCCGATATCGAATTGATACCTGACGTTGACTTTACAAGCCCCTACCCCGCTTAAACCATGCTACCCGGCCTGAAAGCATTTTTAAGGACATGTTTCGACATGTCCTAAGGATAGTATTCAGCGGTTAAAGTTCGCTATGTTCTGTGAGGAGTTCACCTGAAAAGAAAGTTTTAAAAGACCCTTCTTCAATCTCTAAGGAAAGGGATCCGTCCCGATTGAGCCTTCCCTTATTTCCCTTTTGGAGCTTCCCCGAATTATCTTTAAAGACAAGGGGGCCATCGAGGGTTAAACAAGATTTAAAAGGTTCATAAAAAGGATCGAACCCCTCTTTTAGAAAAATAGAAATTTTTTCATTAAAGTTTTTAGCAATATCATTTTTAACTGCATCGATATTAAAAGTTCGATTGGTTTCAAGATATAGTGAGCTTACAGGATTTGAAAGGTTTTTAAGAGATTCTTCTTTCATGTTTATATTAAGCCCAAGACCTAAGCAAACAAGACGTAAAGCACCAATTGATTTGGTTTCAGACAAAATGCCTGCGATCTTTTTCTTATGAATTAAGAGGTCATTCGGCCACTTGACTTTAGCTTCTAAGCCAAGTTTTTGGAGGACTTCGACAACTGACAAGGCTAAAATTTGGGGAGTGTTTGAAACATTTTTTTCTTCTTCGCAAAAAAAACAAAAACTCGCGTAAAGATTTTCCCCTTTAGGTGAAAACCAGCGATTTTTATGCCTTCCTCGACCGGCCGACTGCTCTTCAGCTGAAATCACGCTGAGTTTTTCCCTCGCTAGGAGTAGCGCATTTTGCAACACCCAAGTGTTAGTGGAATATAGGATGGGAAAGTTAATTTCTATTATTTCCATATTAGCTCAATTAAAAAAAAATATATAATTCACAAAAAAATTAAAAAAGAGAGCCACATTTAACAATCAAACCCTTTAAAATTCAATCTTTTTCAAAATAAACCTCCTTGGATTCGAAACTTAAGGATGATTCAGGTGAGTTATTTCAGCGGATCTTGGGGTTTTTGATTAAAATCTAAAATGAAGAAACTGTCATTTGATCCGATGATGATTTTTCCAATTTCTAGTCCTATTCTATCTCTGGATATATTTGAGGTTTCAAATTTTCTAAGTTCTTTTCCTGTCTCAATGTCCCAAAGTCTAATGGCTTTGTCTTTGGGTGAAAATATTAAATCCCCTGAGTAACTGATGAGGTTTTTATCTAAAACATTTATATGAGTGACTTGACCGCTATGGCCTTCTAGGGTCCTAAGTCCTTTTCCTGTCTCAACGTCCCAAATTCGTATAGTGCGATCCTTTGAAGCGCTAAAAAGCTTTCCTTGACTTTCTATCAACGCGGTTACAGACTTTGAATGGCCTTCGAGTTTTTTAAGCTCATTTGTTTCAATATCCAACAGATGAATAACTCCTTTTTTCAAAGCGATGAAGAGCTTTCCTTTGGCTGAGATAAATTTTTTTATAGGCTCAAGGTATTGTATCACTCTAATTTCATCTCCCGTTTTAGCATCCCAAATATAAAATTTATGGTCTTCGGTAATACTAAAAATTTTTCCGTCAGAAAGACAAAAGTTAGGAAAATAGTTAGGAGGCGCTAAGACTTTAAGTTCACTTCCTGTCTCAATATCCC encodes:
- a CDS encoding biotin--[acetyl-CoA-carboxylase] ligase, with amino-acid sequence MEIIEINFPILYSTNTWVLQNALLLAREKLSVISAEEQSAGRGRHKNRWFSPKGENLYASFCFFCEEEKNVSNTPQILALSVVEVLQKLGLEAKVKWPNDLLIHKKKIAGILSETKSIGALRLVCLGLGLNINMKEESLKNLSNPVSSLYLETNRTFNIDAVKNDIAKNFNEKISIFLKEGFDPFYEPFKSCLTLDGPLVFKDNSGKLQKGNKGRLNRDGSLSLEIEEGSFKTFFSGELLTEHSEL
- a CDS encoding NifU family protein, with the protein product MSLKELIDPFPWYRYSKKLRLKILNPRNFGFFNEEDAKNRSLRRVLGESGSIEEGNYILFYWLLDRDDGTIVDARYQLFGQTALIGALEGAIELIVGKNYDQASRITSDLIDKQLRDKPKEAAFPNETWPHLNLVLEAIDSAKEKCLDLPLPTSYSAPPISLGGTGEKSEVPNWKELVHEQKIAIIEKILDEDIRPYIALDAGGVKIVKILDSGQILIRYEGACTSCYSSIGTTLSFIQQTLRNKVHPDIELIPDVDFTSPYPA